Below is a genomic region from Venturia canescens isolate UGA chromosome 1, ASM1945775v1, whole genome shotgun sequence.
TGCACCTAGGAAGTTTTGAAATTGGCCGCATAGTGACACGTCGCGGTCCCTATattaatttttccaaataataTTCTAATGAGCAGACATCAATCATGCAACCATTTCATCGCGACAAAATATAACTGATAAACCACCGCCCTTCATTTACCcttcggaaaaaaatatatacataatGTAGTAGTGGCGGCATTACCAGTACTCGTACCCCAAAATATTACCATCATTGTATCCCGAATAAGCTGGCTGTATCTGCATGGGAATTATATATAGAAGTCGAAATTTTCTGTTGcacacagaaaaaaatcagttcaTATCAAGGTTTCCAGTCCAAgacgaaaaatctcaaaaaatttgtgataaaatgagaaaaaatttcaaaaattttgcaaaaagaaaaatatttcagtacAGTTGGAATATTGCaagttcatttaaaaaaaattctattgcaggatttattgaattattgctATAAGTACACAATAAACAGAATGTACATAATACATAACAAACGAAATGGTTCAACAATTGCGATatgctatatatatatatatatatatgggacGATACTGTGTGTGTAGCGTACATATgatattcgaaaatttagtaatcaataaacgattttttgaccACATGATATTTCTATGAAATTCGAACAAAGTTATACAATAAATCTAAGGATTGCCAAAGTTTTAATCGAGGTATCTAGCACATAAATGTACAGAACTGAACAAATTGGCACGGTATCCGAAATAAAACTGATAACCTGTCTTATTTGTGAGATAAATATTACCAAAAACCAATCACTCGTTTTATGCACATTAAGCACGAGTTCATatacgaaatgaaggaaaaaaaacaaaaaatcattcacaATGTGAAGAGATGTTCGTCTCTGAATCAGAGATGTACGTCAACCGAGCAACGTCTCTCATACAAAATAGTTATAAATgcatcaatacgatcggttgACAGAAACCAATCCAAATGGAGTCTCCAGaaccaaaaattctcttttactTAATATTGTACCGATTCGTTGTTTTTGTCTGAACAAATATAACTCATTATCCGAAAAtgttttataataaataataaatttgtacatttatatatatgtatatatgtttctgaatatatattcatcaatAATTACTCTAAATAATAtgcaaatattgaaatatatatattcaggATGTCTGTCCCACGATCGATGTTAAAAGGGAAGTTATATTGTAAACGGAATTACGATAGCTGCATTAAAGCAAAGTCCACAGAAACAATCTGGTAAAGTGTAAATATGCTACAAAGAGGTCTTTGTTGAATATATATTCTATATGCTGAATATATATTCAGCATATAgaatattatttaaataataattatgttATTATACCTCCAATAAGTTGGCCCTGAGAACTGGTTAGAAAAGAACATTTTAAAACGTTCCTTCGATCCACTCTACAGATAACACTACCGAAGATAGAAGATCGTCATACAGAACTTTTTTATGGGAAATTTGATGTTCTACAAGATTGATTCCATCTCTTCAACTCTACATGCAGCCTTTTCTGTGGTATTCGTTATAAAATAACACTCGCGTCGCCATAATTGTAATTCAACATTTATCAGGATTTATCGACTTGAAATACGGTTTGAAATTTAGATTCACTGATGGCCATCGGTCGTGGGATACCCTGTGCGATTATATGTACAAACATATATGTGCTAATCGGATAATGCAACTTTGTGTGGAGCTATATCAGTGTTGTAACTTCACGTAACACAAGGTTTTTGAAttgtaataaaatagattCTATATTAGAAGAGTTATATCCTAAGTCCATCTCATCTGCacgctttttttcttattcattcGCTCATTCATCGATCGCATCAacgcgatcaatttttcatcagacGATCAATAATATATGTTATAAAAAACCTTTCAGGTACAAGTACAGCGAATAattatggagaaaaaaaaacagttttcacAAACTAGTCtgacattttttattgttcagTTTTCATCgttctttatgaaatttcaaattttttggcGCGTGCGTTATTCGAAGAGTGTTTTCTCGTGACAAATGGAATGAGACTAATGAGATGGGGCTGGCGAGCTTCCATCGTTGCAACGGATATTcttattgttgaaaattccaatgatttaatcgatttttactttcgGTAATGTTGGAAATtactttaaaacttaaaaAACAAATGCTTGAGCCATTTTTTCAGCTCAAATTTGCAACgaaccgatgaaaaaaaaacattcattttcttGAGTTTCAACAACCCAAACTCCAATACCGTTTAAGACGTTGCGTGGCAAAGAAATTGCCTCGTGAACGAGACTTCTCTTTgcgaaggttttaacttttgTGCCACAGTCAGGAGACgacaaaattaagaaaaaagtcagaagaaagaaaagggaGGTCAGTGATGATGACCCGTTGTGAGCACAGCTGGTACAATTGCTCCTATCACCAAAGCCACGATCTCTTTGAACTTGAGACCCGACGTAACTACCGGAGCGTTCTCGACGGTCGGTAAATGTGAATACGCGGTACTGCCACGTGCCATAAGTTCCGGCAATACGTGGACCGTAGCTACGTAGAGAAAAGTGCCGGCACTAAAAAGCATTGCGATTCCAGTTGCGTTCACGTTACTCAGGGTTTCCTTTCCTTCCTGAAATTAGTCAATGagacaattttcaattatccTTGTTCCAACACTCGTTTCGCAATAAGGCAAAAATTCTTCCATCGCAAATCTTTTGTAtcggattgaaaaataaaaattttcaatcaagttAGCAACTGAAACGAACCTTTCCAATTCCGAAATATGTTATAAGGGCTAGGCACGGCGCCGCAAGAGAAAATACCAGCAAATGTCTGGATATCCTCTTTCTGTCGACTCCTTCGTGAAGCAGAAATGACACCAATCCAAATGCTGCAGGAGCCTGTGAAAAGAATAAAGCAATTGTCACCATGGAAAACATGAACTCCTGACGAAAATACACTCATTTCCCGCTGGATTatattcaattaaaattttaatgaaaaaatttctattgaattCAGTTATATTAATTTGAGTTCAATTATTTTACATTACTCAATGAATTATTAGCCGATGTCTAATTTCATGATCAGCAAATTAAACACAAATGTTAGAAAAATCTTATGATCCCTTATTCTTAAAGTTATCGTCACATCTGTTtctgaaaataatttaaatctATGGAAGCTTAATAGTTTATATTTCaacataaatatttattgatcacgaatttgaatttatgaaattgtCAATATTCGTTAATGTAGATATGTTCATATTTTTAGTATGACTATGAACagctcaagaattttcaacctCATCACTTTTGCATGCATACTCTGTGGAAatgatttcaaatatttttggcGCTCGAACCGTGCTGCCGATTGACAAAAGcaaatatttgagaaaaacatttaactttgtttatttaagaaaaaactttattgCCATTTCTCAAAGAATATCATTAAACACATCAAGAGAAAGAATAGAGACTCAAAGTCAAGTATCAAAGGAAAGAGCTTGCACAAGATCTTATGGATTCAAATATCATGGATTTTAGGCTCTCACATTTAACTGGATTGCAAAGTCTCTTTTGTGCACTCTGTAAATCATTTaactagtgatattttttatcaGGAAATAGTGACTACCATCATGGAAAATGGGATTGCTCACCTTGTGGAGCATAATAGCGAGGAAAACGATAGCTTCAACATCAGCCTGTGAGGTAGTAGCAGCAGCGCCAAGAGCAACTCCGTCAGCAGCTGCGTGaacgacgagtccaagagtggcagtcatgcttttttctttgcctcCACTTCTCTTAGTTGAGCATTGGTCTATCAGGAGCATAAATATGAATCCTAGAACTAAACTGATGCCGATAACAGCATGTAGATCGTCTGAAAACAATGCAAGTGTTTATGATCCTCTGAGGCTCAAGAATAAATCACAAATATATTATGTTGAAAACTTACTGTGCGGCGGAGAGGTTTGCCCTGTGGGTACTGAACCAAATAAAGCTCGAATACCTTCTGGAATTATTACGGCCAATGCTGTGCCAACCAAGAGTCCGGCTCCCAACACCGAAACTAATTGCAACTTGTCCTGCAAAAAGAATGGGTGAATAAATATGCACAGAAAGGGGGAAGGGGAGTGAAAATGACGATAAAAGTGAAATAGAGACAATGCTTTGTTATGCCAACGTCTGTTCTGTCAAAAATGAATATGTAAATAATAGAAAGCTTCAATAAGCAAATGATCCATATGTAGgtataatatttatataacTGATAAAAAGTAACTGTTATAAATCGATTTGTTTGTATAGTGGCTCGTTTTCGAACGAGGAACATAAAAACGTATGGCATTCGCTGTAAATTTTGACGGAAATTGCAAAACGACAACTTACCTCAGACAAATTCATAATAAGTGGTAAATATCCAGCAGCATAAGAGCCCGCCAACATAACGAGGGCGAGCATCCACAAAACAGCAGTTTCCTCCATATTTATATCGGGACTAAAACCGTCTGTTAGAAGAGTTCAAAACGGTATTAGAAAGTTTGTtgtatcgtgaaaaaaataagaaaacaaCAAATCGAAGTATATTGCAACAAGATTTAATGAGGCACTATTTTATCGAACCTGAGACACGAATACTTGATCtcacgaatatatatatatttattgtttaaactttttattcACTTCCATTACCGATTCACCACATGACGTGTGGTTGAAAGAGTTTTGTATTATTGAAGTATTGCGGTTAACGTAAAATTTTGGCTACGTAGACATTTTCGCGGTGAAGGCGGCAGAACACCATCGCGCGTGTGAAAGGGGATCTATTTCCTTCGGGTGTGAGAGAGATATTTGACACTTGTCAGCTGAAACTTATTCGTTCTCTTCTGAACCGCTGGAGCGCTGCTTTATTATTGTTTTGCATGCCTACGAATGTTGCAAGAAAACTGTTGGAGAATAATTCAGtttttctattaaaaaatcgtaaacaGCAAATAGCAGATGACAGCAAAGACTAttgagtctcttgatattctaAAGAAATAAAACTTATACTGCACTTTGA
It encodes:
- the Zip102B gene encoding zinc transporter ZIP9, with protein sequence MEETAVLWMLALVMLAGSYAAGYLPLIMNLSEDKLQLVSVLGAGLLVGTALAVIIPEGIRALFGSVPTGQTSPPHNDLHAVIGISLVLGFIFMLLIDQCSTKRSGGKEKSMTATLGLVVHAAADGVALGAAATTSQADVEAIVFLAIMLHKAPAAFGLVSFLLHEGVDRKRISRHLLVFSLAAPCLALITYFGIGKEGKETLSNVNATGIAMLFSAGTFLYVATVHVLPELMARGSTAYSHLPTVENAPVVTSGLKFKEIVALVIGAIVPAVLTTGHHH